DNA from Mucilaginibacter mallensis:
TATAGCACAACGCCTTTATTTAAAATAATATATATTTACGCATATCAACCGGGATGATTTACCGTTAACCCTAGTATTATGCGTAAAAAAATATTGATGCCCTTTTTGCTGTGCTTTATAAGCGTGGCAATACCTGTTTTAGTAAAGGCGCAAGCCACGGCTACTTATGACCGGGGAAACTTCATAGCCAAAGGTGACACCCTGCCCTACCGTATCCTGTTTCCGCTGAATTTCGATCCGGCTAAAAAATATCCTGTACTTTTTGTGCTGCATGGTGCAGGCGAACGCGGCAATGATAACCAGGCACAACTCATACATGGCGGCGACCTGTTTTTAAAGGGCCAGGTACGCCAGCAATACCCGGCGATAGTGATCTTTCCGCAATGCCCTAAAGACGGCTTTTGGAGTAATGTAAAGGTAAAAACAGATTCAAGCAGCTTTACATTTACTTTTCAAACTGATGCCCCGCCAACCAAAGCAATGCATGCTTTAATGGCTTTTATAGATGATTTTCTGGATAAGCCTTATGCAGATAAACACCACGTTTATGTTGGAGGTCTGTCGATGGGTGGCATGGGCACCTTTGAGATCATTGGCCGCGAGCCCAAGATATTTGCCGCGGCATTTGCTATTTGCGGCGGCGATAACACACTAAACGCTAAAAAATATGCTAAGAAAGTCCCGTTATGGATCTTCCATGGTGCTAAAGACAAAACCGTATCACCCGATCATTCACAGGTAATGGTTGATGCCATTAAAGCGGCTGGCGGCGATCCTAAATTTACTCTATACCCCAATGATGACCATGATAGCTGGACCGATGCCTTCGCCGAACCGGAGTTATTGCCGTGGTTGTTTTCGCATAGCAAGTAGATATTAATTATCTCTATTGTCATTGCGAGGAGGAACGACGCGGCAACCTCGTCGCTTGCATATCGAACGCGACGAGGTTGCCGCGCTATCGCTCGCAATGACATTTTTTTATTCTCTATCATTGAGTCTGTCACAAATGATTTTTCCCCGTGTCTATTGTAGTATAAAAACTGCCTTGGCACATAAATATGAAAAATCTTATCCTTGCCCTATTACTTATTACCATAAGCCTGCAATTACATGCGCAAAACAAGCCCATTGCCACCTTACCATTTGAGCTAAAAAGCGATAATCGCATCTACATAAAGTGCCGCGTTAACCAGTCGGATACCTTAACTTTTTTGTTTGATACCGGTGCAGGCGCCATGGTTATTAATGAAAGCATCTTAGGCAAAAAGCTGAACCTGGTTTTAGATTCCACAGCCAATAATATGGGTTCAAATGGTGAAAGCAAGGTAAAGAAAAGCACTCACAACAAGCTCTCCTTTGGCAATATTGATATTGACAGCGTTACCTACCTGGCTATTCCATACGGAGATGCTCCTTTCGATGGCGTATTTGGAAATAACCTTATGAAGAAATATGTCATCGAAATAAACTATCATAAAAAGCGCATATACTTTTATAACAGTAAGGATTATGTTTTAAGTGCTAAAGCCTATGATAAATTCCAACTGAAATTTACACTGGATGTGCCTACAATAGATGCTTCTTTATTTATCGACAGCGCACAAATAAAGGGGACATTTGAAATGGATACGGGTGGCGACAGCGGCCTTATCATTTCCGACTATTTTTCGAAAAACAACCATATCGCGCAAAAATTAAAACAAGTGGCCACAGCTGAGTCAACGGGATCCGACGGTGTAAAAACAGGAGTTTCAATAGTTATAATGCCTGAAGTTACGCTGGGTACAAAAAGTTTTTACCGGATACCGGCCCTATTGTCCGGGGCGCAATCGGGTGTATTGGGTAGCCAGCAATTGGCGGGTATTTTTGGGAATGCCTTTCTTAAACGCTTCGACATGATACTGGATCTTCAGCATAACCAACTCTTCTTAAAGCCTAACGATTATCTGTACACTCCTTATTATGAGTTTTTGGTAAAGTAAGCTTAACAGCCCTTAAAACTCATTGTCATCACTTTTAGCGCAAGTCTTGTGTGTTGGAGTAGAGTAAATGGCTGACTTGTGCTTCTTAAATTTATCACAAGTCATCATCACACAAACAGCCGCACAAGACTTGCGCTAAAAACGGGTGTCATGGAGAAAAAGCCCCCTCACTCTCGTTCAGGCTGACAATCTTTTTTTAAAAATCTTTGTAAGGTTCTTCCTACCTTTCCGACTAACATCACCAGATCAACTTATACATAAGTTTTAAAATGAGCACTGAAAGCTATCTATTAGACCCGCACAAATGGGTTAAAGCTTACGCCGATTATCTGTATGCCTACGCCATAAGGCGCATCAGCAATGAGGAACTGGCAAAGGACCTGGTACAGGAAACTTTTTTAGCCGCACTTGAAAAAGCAGATAATTTTGAAGGCAAAAGCTCCGAACGCACCTGGCTCACTGCCATTTTAAAAAATAAGATCATTGATGTTTACCGCAAAAAATCATCCGGCTTAACTAAGGATGTGCAGCAGGCGGAACATGAGCAGCAGGATTTTTTTGAAAGTGACGGTCACTGGAGTCCGGCCCACAGGCCGTTGGAATTTGGCATTGAAGACAAGGACCACCTGGGCAACAAGGAGTTTAATGCCATTTTACAAAAGTGCCTGCAAAAGTTGCCGGCATTGTGGATGTCGGTTTTTACCATGAAGCATATTGATGATGAGGAAACCACGCTTATTTGTACGGAGCTGAAGGTGTCTCCATCAAATTTTTGGGTGATCATTCATCGTACTAAATTAAACCTGCGGGCTTGTTTGCAAAAGAACTGGTAATAAAATTTGGATTATGGGCTATTTAAGGAAAATTCAGTATAACTGTAAACAGGCTACTTTTCTTATCGAAAAGAAAATGATCCGCAGACTCACCTTTCGCGAGATGATTGAGCTGCGCATTCACCTGGCGGGATGTTCGGTATGTGTGTTATATGGCAAGCAAAGCCGCATTATTAACCAAATGGTGCAAGAGCTTTTCCGCAGCTCTATGAAACCCGAAATACGGCTCGACGATAACTTTAAAAAAGAGTTACAGGAGCGTATTGAAGAGGAGTTGAACAAACATTAAAATATTTTGTAAGGATTACAAAACCCGCCCGACTAAACATGTGATTATTAAAAATTAAAAAGAATCACATGAAAACGAACGTAAAAAAATCTATCCTGTCTGCTGCATTTATCGCAGGCATATTTTCTATCTGTTTAACTGCTAATGCAGCTTCTGTACTTAAATCAGCAAACACTGTTGCTGTAAGTGATACCGGTAAAATGGGCAAAAGCAAAATGTCAAAAGACAGCAAAATGAGCAAGGGTAAAATGTCAAGCGATAAAATGGCTACCGACAAGATGAGTAAAAGCAAAATGTCCGCCGATAAGATGAGCAGCGACAAGATGTCGAAAAGCAAAATGAGCAAAGGCAAAATGTCAAAAGACTCAAGTAAAATGTAAACCCCTTTATGCTGCCGCGAGTTTAGCGTAGCTAAACCCGCGGTAGCAATCTAATTTTTATTTACTCTTCCGCATTTATCAACAACTCCCCATCAACCAGCCCTTCCAGCTCCTGCGGGTTATGGCTTACTATTAGTACGGTCATTTTCAATTCAGCAAACAATAATTTCAGCTCAGCAATCAGTGCCGATTTCATTTTAGGATCAAGCGCCGAAAAGGGTTCATCCATCAATAATAGCTTGGGCCTAATGGCTATGGCACGCAAAATTGCCAGTCGCTGTTGCTGCCCGCCGGATAGGTATTCCGGTTTATGATCGCTTAATGTTTCCAGCTTGCCTATTTTTAACAATCGCTGTATCCATTGCGCATCATTACTGGCATATTCCAAATGCTCCTGAACCGTCATATTGGGGAACAGCGCATAATTTTGAAATACAAACCCCACCAGCCGTTTTTGTGGTGATAGAGATATTTTGGATGAAGTATTTAGCCAGGTAACTCCATCAACAGTAATACCTCCTTTTTCAGGCACAACCAACCCGGCTATGATCTTTAAAAATGTGGTTTTACCTGCACCCGATGGACCGTAGATCTTGGTGATACTGCTATCGGCAAACTGATGGTCAATTTTTAACCATTGCTGCCCGCTGTAAGCCTTTAGCTTTTTTTCAATGTTGATACTGATCATTCCAGCGGGCTTTTAGCCTGGGCTTTGTTAAAAATAAATACACCTATCACCATTACAAAAGTGATGGTGAACAGTATAAGCGAGTAAACATTGGCAGCGCTGTAATCCATATTCTCAACAGAATCATATACCGCAATGGATGCAACCCGGGTAACATTGGGGATGTTGCCGCCTATCATCAGCACCACACCAAACTCGCCCAACGTATGCGCAAAGGTGAGCACCATAGCCGTTAATAACGATGGTTTTATATTGGGCAGCAGCACACGCAAAAATGTTTCCCGCTCGCTTTTACCTAAAGTATACGATGCCTGTGCCAATGATTGCGGCAGTTGCTGCAAGGCTGATTTTATGGGCCCGATCATAAACGGCATACTGTAAATTACCGATGCCAGCACCAATCCCTGGAATGAAAACACAAACTGGATATTGAAGGTATTGAGCAGCCACTTACCCACCCCATGCTGCGGACTAAACGCTATCAGCAAATAAAACCCCAGTACCGATGGCGGCAGCACCAATGGCATGGTGATAATAGCCTCCAGTATTATTTTAAAGATCGATCGCCCTTTTGATAACCACCAGGCCAGCGGTAAGCCAACCAGTAGCAACAGCAAAGTGGTAATGCTTGCCAGTCTTAACGTAAGCCAAATGGGTGACAGATCCATTAACCGATAGTATTTTTGGCTGTATTATTGCACATAATAGCCATATTCCTTAAATATACGCTTAGCCTCGGCGCTTAAAATATATTGGTAAAATTTTTCGGCATTGGCATTGCCCTGAGCATGTTTTAATATTACCATCCCCTGCTCTATGGGTGAGTATGTTTTAGGGTCGATAACTTTATAGTAAAGGGTAGTTTTTGAGTCCTTTATTAGCGCCTGTGTAGTAAAACCCACATCAACCGAGCCGGTAGTGATATAGGTATTTACCTGCGATATGCTTTCGCCATAAACGGCTTTGCTCTTTATTTCGCTCAGTATGCCTTTTTTCTGTAATGATTCCTCGGCAGCTTTGCCGTAAGGGGCGATAGTGGGATTAGCTATGGCAATTTTCTTTACTCTTCCAGTCAGTAACAAGCGTTCCCAGTTCTCAAAGCCCAGGTTTTGTGTACTGCAAATAATTAAACTGCCCGATGCATATACCACCGGCTTTTGCAATGTAAAGCCATCAGCAAATAAATTTTTAGGGAAGCTCATATCAGCAGATAAAAAAACATCAAAGGGCGCACCGTTCTTAATCTGCGCCACCAGGTTGCCCGATGAACCTACAATAGGATCAATCCCTATACCTGTTTTTTTAGTAAAATCATCACCCAAAACTTTTATAATACCCTGCAGGTTAGCGGCAGTTGCCACCTTTAAATTTTGCGCGAATGAAGAGGCGGAGATCAGCAGCAAAGCAAATAAAATGCTGAGCCTGCTTATAAATTTTTGTTTAAATAATATATTGTTTTTCATAGATGCTGTTTCCTGAATCAAGTGTCAGGAATCAAGACCAAGATAAGGGAATCAACGCAAAAATCAACTATCATATATGTGTTTTAGCTATTTCCTGACCCCTGATTCTTTATTCATGACTCTTTAATAACAATCTGCAACAATTATGTTACTATTCATTTAATAAACTATTTCTTATAATCTTTGTCTATAATAATATCAGATTGATAAATAATAAATGAAACCCATAAATACAGTTAAAATATTTTTTTATTTAGCTGTTTTGCTATTCGTGGCAAAGCCATTTATGGGCTATAGTATTTTTTATGTCGATCACCAGGTTACACAACCCGGTAACATACTGGTTAAAATATTTTCGCAACGTAAACCTGAAGATTTGGAGGATGCTAAAATTGTAGCAGCCGATATCCATCATAAACTGACTAATCCACCTGTATTATTATCCATAATGGCATTGCTTGGGCTTCTGTTCCCGGCGTTATATAAACGTGCCATTGATATTAATAACAGCTTTATAAATAATATGAACGTCGCTTTAGTGCCCGTTCACCAGCCCTATTTCCTCAGCGGCAAGCTTACTATTTGATCTTATTCTTCCCTTTTAATCATCGCCACGCGATGATCCCTGAATTAGTTTAACCTATCCGGGTAACTTATTCTCACATCTTATATTTCATTTAATTAATTCTTAAAATCAAATGTTAAGTTTAAAAAGATGCATGTGCATTTTGCTTTTGCTGATAACAGCAGCGGCTCATGCACAGCAATCACCGGCGCCTGTTACCTTAAAACAGTTGCTGAACAGCGTTAACCAAAAAGCACCCACGTTGCTTACCGATTCCGCAGCCATCGCTATTCGCCAGGCCCAGGCCGCCGAAGTACGGAACAATTGGCTGCCCGATCTTACCCTTAATTACCAGGCTGATATTGGTACAGCAAACAATGTAACCGGGCCATATTTTGGTTTCGGCATTGTGCCCTCAAGTTCAGGTGGTATCCATACTACCAGCGTTACTACCACCATGTCCGATAATTTAGGCATTGCTGCTTTTAACTGGGAAGTGTACAACTTTGGTAAATACGGCGCCCAAAACAAGGTAGCCAATTCTGATGTACAAGTACAACAAAGTCAGTTTACTGAGTCTAAATACGATCTGCAGGCTTATACCATTAATTATTATTTACAACTGGTTCGCTTGCAGAATTTCCTGGGTATCCAGCTCCGCAACATCGAGCGCACGCAGGAGATCAG
Protein-coding regions in this window:
- a CDS encoding sigma-70 family RNA polymerase sigma factor produces the protein MSTESYLLDPHKWVKAYADYLYAYAIRRISNEELAKDLVQETFLAALEKADNFEGKSSERTWLTAILKNKIIDVYRKKSSGLTKDVQQAEHEQQDFFESDGHWSPAHRPLEFGIEDKDHLGNKEFNAILQKCLQKLPALWMSVFTMKHIDDEETTLICTELKVSPSNFWVIIHRTKLNLRACLQKNW
- a CDS encoding ATP-binding cassette domain-containing protein, giving the protein MISINIEKKLKAYSGQQWLKIDHQFADSSITKIYGPSGAGKTTFLKIIAGLVVPEKGGITVDGVTWLNTSSKISLSPQKRLVGFVFQNYALFPNMTVQEHLEYASNDAQWIQRLLKIGKLETLSDHKPEYLSGGQQQRLAILRAIAIRPKLLLMDEPFSALDPKMKSALIAELKLLFAELKMTVLIVSHNPQELEGLVDGELLINAEE
- the modA gene encoding molybdate ABC transporter substrate-binding protein; the protein is MKNNILFKQKFISRLSILFALLLISASSFAQNLKVATAANLQGIIKVLGDDFTKKTGIGIDPIVGSSGNLVAQIKNGAPFDVFLSADMSFPKNLFADGFTLQKPVVYASGSLIICSTQNLGFENWERLLLTGRVKKIAIANPTIAPYGKAAEESLQKKGILSEIKSKAVYGESISQVNTYITTGSVDVGFTTQALIKDSKTTLYYKVIDPKTYSPIEQGMVILKHAQGNANAEKFYQYILSAEAKRIFKEYGYYVQ
- a CDS encoding carboxylesterase family protein encodes the protein MRKKILMPFLLCFISVAIPVLVKAQATATYDRGNFIAKGDTLPYRILFPLNFDPAKKYPVLFVLHGAGERGNDNQAQLIHGGDLFLKGQVRQQYPAIVIFPQCPKDGFWSNVKVKTDSSSFTFTFQTDAPPTKAMHALMAFIDDFLDKPYADKHHVYVGGLSMGGMGTFEIIGREPKIFAAAFAICGGDNTLNAKKYAKKVPLWIFHGAKDKTVSPDHSQVMVDAIKAAGGDPKFTLYPNDDHDSWTDAFAEPELLPWLFSHSK
- a CDS encoding retropepsin-like aspartic protease translates to MKNLILALLLITISLQLHAQNKPIATLPFELKSDNRIYIKCRVNQSDTLTFLFDTGAGAMVINESILGKKLNLVLDSTANNMGSNGESKVKKSTHNKLSFGNIDIDSVTYLAIPYGDAPFDGVFGNNLMKKYVIEINYHKKRIYFYNSKDYVLSAKAYDKFQLKFTLDVPTIDASLFIDSAQIKGTFEMDTGGDSGLIISDYFSKNNHIAQKLKQVATAESTGSDGVKTGVSIVIMPEVTLGTKSFYRIPALLSGAQSGVLGSQQLAGIFGNAFLKRFDMILDLQHNQLFLKPNDYLYTPYYEFLVK
- the modB gene encoding molybdate ABC transporter permease subunit; protein product: MDLSPIWLTLRLASITTLLLLLVGLPLAWWLSKGRSIFKIILEAIITMPLVLPPSVLGFYLLIAFSPQHGVGKWLLNTFNIQFVFSFQGLVLASVIYSMPFMIGPIKSALQQLPQSLAQASYTLGKSERETFLRVLLPNIKPSLLTAMVLTFAHTLGEFGVVLMIGGNIPNVTRVASIAVYDSVENMDYSAANVYSLILFTITFVMVIGVFIFNKAQAKSPLE